One part of the Paramormyrops kingsleyae isolate MSU_618 chromosome 2, PKINGS_0.4, whole genome shotgun sequence genome encodes these proteins:
- the kif2a gene encoding kinesin-like protein KIF2A isoform X1, which yields MAANFGKILIGIYVEIKRSDGRIHQAMVTSLNEDNESVTVEWIENGDTKGKEIDLESIFALNPDLAAGEDIAPSPETTPPPSQASVKVNKIPKNRRTIAPSKNETPSRDNRVGSTRARPGHQQPEPAPPPAPAPPPSVQTQMQAPMQSQLQQQNARRKSNCVKEVEKLQEKRERRRLQQQELREKRAQEVDVTIPNYEIMYMIRDFRASLDYRPLTTADLIEEHRICVCVRKRPLNKKELTLKDLDVITIPSKDVVMVHEPKQKVDLTRYLENQTFRFDYAFDDSTTNEMVYRFTARPLVETIFERGMATCFAYGQTGSGKTHTMGGDFSGKNQDCSKGIYALAARDVFLMLKKPNYKKLDLQVYATFFEIYSGKVFDLLNRKAKLRVLEDGKQQVQVVGLQEREVKCTEDVLKLIEIGNSCRTSGQTSANAHSSRSHAVFQIILRRKGKMHGKFSLIDLAGNERGADTSSADRQTRLEGAEINKSLLALKECIRALGRNKPHTPFRASKLTQVLRDSFIGENSRTCMIATISPGMASCENTLNTLRYANRVKEFGISPSDIPFSQGGGSRSEQSPTYEYDDFATSPTRVKELTVDPSSVEGRPNIHAVNQLDPLDAQWGVGSSPQRDDLKLLCEQNEEEVSPQLFTFHEAVSQLVEMEEQVLEDHRAVFQESIRWLEDEKVLLEMTEEVDYDVDSYATQLEQILDQKIDILTELRDKVKSFRSALQEEEQASKQINPKRPRAL from the exons GGCGAATCCATCAGGCAATGGTCACGTCTCTTAAtgaagacaatgaaagtgtcacGGTGGAGTGGATTGAAAATGGAGACACCAAAGGGAAAGAG ATTGACTTGGAGAGTATTTTTGCACTGAATCCCGATTTGGCAGCCGGTGAAGACATTGCCCCGAGCCCCGAAACCACTCCCCCACCCTCTCAGGCTTCGGTCAAAGTGAACAAGATCCCCAAG AACCGACGAACTATAGCACCTTCTAAGAATGAAACGCCTTCCAGGGATAACCGAG TGGGGTCCACCCGAGCCCGGCCAGGCCATCAGCAGCCCGAGCCGGCCCCGCCCCCGgccccagccccgcccccttcgGTGCAGACACAGATGCAGGCTCCCATGCAGagccagctgcagcagcagaatG CACGGAGGAAATCAAACTGTGTAAAGGAGGTGGAGAAGCTACAGGAGAAGAGGGAGCGACGTCGACTCCAGCAGCAGGAGTTGAGGGAGAAGAGGGCCCAG GAGGTCGACGTCACGATTCCCAACTACGAAATAATGTATATGATCAGGGACTTCCGAGCAAGCCTCGACTACCGGCCTTTAACCACCGCTGACCTG ATTGAAGAACACAggatatgtgtatgtgtgcgaaAACGTCCTCTAAATAAGAAAG AGCTGACCCTGAAGGACCTGGACGTCATCACCATACCCAGCAAGGATGTCGTCATGGTACACGAGCCCAAGCAGAAGGTGGACTTGACACGCTACCTGGAGAACCAGACGTTCCGTTTTGATTACGCCTTTGACGACAGCACCACCAATGAGATGGTTTACAG GTTCACAGCCAGGCCTCTAGTGGAGACCATCTTTGAGAGGGGAATGGCCACATGCTTCGCCTATGGACAGACGGGAAGCGGGAAGACGCAT ACCATGGGAGGTGATTTTTCAGGAAAGAACCAAGACTGTTCCAAAGGAATCTATGCGTTGGCTG CTCGGGATGTTTTCCTTATGCTGAAGAAGCCCAACTACAAGAAGCTGGACCTTCAGGTGTACGCCACTTTCTTCGAAATCTACAGTGGAAAG gtgttcGATCTGCTGAACCGCAAGGCCAAGCTGCGCGTGCTGGAGGACGGGAAGCAGCAGGTGCAGGTGGTGGGTCTGCAGGAGCGTGAGGTGAAGTGCACAGAGGACGTGCTGAAGCTCATCGAAATAGGGAACAGCTGCAG GACATCTGGCCAGACGTCGGCCAACGCCCACTCCTCGCGCAGCCACGCCGTCTTCCAGATCATTCTGAGGCGGAAAGGCAAGATGCACGGCAAGTTCTCGCTCATCGACCTGGCGGGCAACGAGCGGGGTGCCGACACGTCCAGCGCCGACCGGCAGACGCGCCTCGAGGGAGCCGAGATCAACAAGAGCCTGCTAGCTCTGAAG GAGTGCATCCGGGCCCTGGGCCGGAACAAGCCGCACACCCCTTTCCGGGCCAGCAAGCTGACTCAGGTTCTGCGGGACTCGTTCATTGGGGAGAACTCGCGGACGTGCATG ATCGCCACCATCTCCCCAGGGATGGCGTCCTGTGAGAACACGCTGAACACGCTGCGCTACGCTAACAG AGTCAAGGAGTTTGGGATAAGTCCCTCGGACATCCCCTTCTCCCAGGGGGGTGGAAGTCGATCTGAGCAGTCCCCCACCTATGAGTACGATGACTTTGCCACTTCCCCCACCAG GGTGAAGGAGCTCACGGTGGACCCCAGTAGCGTCGAAGGACGCCCCAACATCCATGCCGTCAACCAGCTGGACCCGCTGGATGCTCAGTGGGGAGTCGGCAGCTCTCCCCAGAGGGATGACCTCAAACTCCTGTGCGAACAGAAT GAGGAAGAGGTGTCCCCCCAGCTCTTCACATTCCACGAAGCAGTGTCCCAGCTGGTTGAGATGGAGGAACAGGTGCTGGAGGACCACAGGGCTGTCTTTCAG GAGTCAATCCGGTGGTTAGAGGATGAGAAGGTGCTCCTGGAAATGACTGAAGAGGTCGACTATGATGTGGATTCCTATGCCACCCAACTAGAACAAATACTGGACCAAAAGATTGACATTTTGACTGAGCTGAGAG ACAAAGTGAAATCCTTCCGCTCAGCACTACAGGAGGAGGAGCAAGCGAGTAAGCAGATCAACCCCAAGCGCCCCCGCGCCCTCTAG
- the kif2a gene encoding kinesin-like protein KIF2A isoform X3, with protein MAANFGKILIGIYVEIKRSDGRIHQAMVTSLNEDNESVTVEWIENGDTKGKEIDLESIFALNPDLAAGEDIAPSPETTPPPSQASVKVNKIPKNRRTIAPSKNETPSRDNRVGSTRARPGHQQPEPAPPPAPAPPPSVQTQMQAPMQSQLQQQNARRKSNCVKEVEKLQEKRERRRLQQQELREKRAQEVDVTIPNYEIMYMIRDFRASLDYRPLTTADLIEEHRICVCVRKRPLNKKELTLKDLDVITIPSKDVVMVHEPKQKVDLTRYLENQTFRFDYAFDDSTTNEMVYRFTARPLVETIFERGMATCFAYGQTGSGKTHTMGGDFSGKNQDCSKGIYALAARDVFLMLKKPNYKKLDLQVYATFFEIYSGKVFDLLNRKAKLRVLEDGKQQVQVVGLQEREVKCTEDVLKLIEIGNSCRTSGQTSANAHSSRSHAVFQIILRRKGKMHGKFSLIDLAGNERGADTSSADRQTRLEGAEINKSLLALKECIRALGRNKPHTPFRASKLTQVLRDSFIGENSRTCMIATISPGMASCENTLNTLRYANRVKELTVDPSSVEGRPNIHAVNQLDPLDAQWGVGSSPQRDDLKLLCEQNEEEVSPQLFTFHEAVSQLVEMEEQVLEDHRAVFQESIRWLEDEKVLLEMTEEVDYDVDSYATQLEQILDQKIDILTELRDKVKSFRSALQEEEQASKQINPKRPRAL; from the exons GGCGAATCCATCAGGCAATGGTCACGTCTCTTAAtgaagacaatgaaagtgtcacGGTGGAGTGGATTGAAAATGGAGACACCAAAGGGAAAGAG ATTGACTTGGAGAGTATTTTTGCACTGAATCCCGATTTGGCAGCCGGTGAAGACATTGCCCCGAGCCCCGAAACCACTCCCCCACCCTCTCAGGCTTCGGTCAAAGTGAACAAGATCCCCAAG AACCGACGAACTATAGCACCTTCTAAGAATGAAACGCCTTCCAGGGATAACCGAG TGGGGTCCACCCGAGCCCGGCCAGGCCATCAGCAGCCCGAGCCGGCCCCGCCCCCGgccccagccccgcccccttcgGTGCAGACACAGATGCAGGCTCCCATGCAGagccagctgcagcagcagaatG CACGGAGGAAATCAAACTGTGTAAAGGAGGTGGAGAAGCTACAGGAGAAGAGGGAGCGACGTCGACTCCAGCAGCAGGAGTTGAGGGAGAAGAGGGCCCAG GAGGTCGACGTCACGATTCCCAACTACGAAATAATGTATATGATCAGGGACTTCCGAGCAAGCCTCGACTACCGGCCTTTAACCACCGCTGACCTG ATTGAAGAACACAggatatgtgtatgtgtgcgaaAACGTCCTCTAAATAAGAAAG AGCTGACCCTGAAGGACCTGGACGTCATCACCATACCCAGCAAGGATGTCGTCATGGTACACGAGCCCAAGCAGAAGGTGGACTTGACACGCTACCTGGAGAACCAGACGTTCCGTTTTGATTACGCCTTTGACGACAGCACCACCAATGAGATGGTTTACAG GTTCACAGCCAGGCCTCTAGTGGAGACCATCTTTGAGAGGGGAATGGCCACATGCTTCGCCTATGGACAGACGGGAAGCGGGAAGACGCAT ACCATGGGAGGTGATTTTTCAGGAAAGAACCAAGACTGTTCCAAAGGAATCTATGCGTTGGCTG CTCGGGATGTTTTCCTTATGCTGAAGAAGCCCAACTACAAGAAGCTGGACCTTCAGGTGTACGCCACTTTCTTCGAAATCTACAGTGGAAAG gtgttcGATCTGCTGAACCGCAAGGCCAAGCTGCGCGTGCTGGAGGACGGGAAGCAGCAGGTGCAGGTGGTGGGTCTGCAGGAGCGTGAGGTGAAGTGCACAGAGGACGTGCTGAAGCTCATCGAAATAGGGAACAGCTGCAG GACATCTGGCCAGACGTCGGCCAACGCCCACTCCTCGCGCAGCCACGCCGTCTTCCAGATCATTCTGAGGCGGAAAGGCAAGATGCACGGCAAGTTCTCGCTCATCGACCTGGCGGGCAACGAGCGGGGTGCCGACACGTCCAGCGCCGACCGGCAGACGCGCCTCGAGGGAGCCGAGATCAACAAGAGCCTGCTAGCTCTGAAG GAGTGCATCCGGGCCCTGGGCCGGAACAAGCCGCACACCCCTTTCCGGGCCAGCAAGCTGACTCAGGTTCTGCGGGACTCGTTCATTGGGGAGAACTCGCGGACGTGCATG ATCGCCACCATCTCCCCAGGGATGGCGTCCTGTGAGAACACGCTGAACACGCTGCGCTACGCTAACAG GGTGAAGGAGCTCACGGTGGACCCCAGTAGCGTCGAAGGACGCCCCAACATCCATGCCGTCAACCAGCTGGACCCGCTGGATGCTCAGTGGGGAGTCGGCAGCTCTCCCCAGAGGGATGACCTCAAACTCCTGTGCGAACAGAAT GAGGAAGAGGTGTCCCCCCAGCTCTTCACATTCCACGAAGCAGTGTCCCAGCTGGTTGAGATGGAGGAACAGGTGCTGGAGGACCACAGGGCTGTCTTTCAG GAGTCAATCCGGTGGTTAGAGGATGAGAAGGTGCTCCTGGAAATGACTGAAGAGGTCGACTATGATGTGGATTCCTATGCCACCCAACTAGAACAAATACTGGACCAAAAGATTGACATTTTGACTGAGCTGAGAG ACAAAGTGAAATCCTTCCGCTCAGCACTACAGGAGGAGGAGCAAGCGAGTAAGCAGATCAACCCCAAGCGCCCCCGCGCCCTCTAG
- the kif2a gene encoding kinesin-like protein KIF2A isoform X2, producing the protein MVTSLNEDNESVTVEWIENGDTKGKEIDLESIFALNPDLAAGEDIAPSPETTPPPSQASVKVNKIPKNRRTIAPSKNETPSRDNRVGSTRARPGHQQPEPAPPPAPAPPPSVQTQMQAPMQSQLQQQNARRKSNCVKEVEKLQEKRERRRLQQQELREKRAQEVDVTIPNYEIMYMIRDFRASLDYRPLTTADLIEEHRICVCVRKRPLNKKELTLKDLDVITIPSKDVVMVHEPKQKVDLTRYLENQTFRFDYAFDDSTTNEMVYRFTARPLVETIFERGMATCFAYGQTGSGKTHTMGGDFSGKNQDCSKGIYALAARDVFLMLKKPNYKKLDLQVYATFFEIYSGKVFDLLNRKAKLRVLEDGKQQVQVVGLQEREVKCTEDVLKLIEIGNSCRTSGQTSANAHSSRSHAVFQIILRRKGKMHGKFSLIDLAGNERGADTSSADRQTRLEGAEINKSLLALKECIRALGRNKPHTPFRASKLTQVLRDSFIGENSRTCMIATISPGMASCENTLNTLRYANRVKEFGISPSDIPFSQGGGSRSEQSPTYEYDDFATSPTRVKELTVDPSSVEGRPNIHAVNQLDPLDAQWGVGSSPQRDDLKLLCEQNEEEVSPQLFTFHEAVSQLVEMEEQVLEDHRAVFQESIRWLEDEKVLLEMTEEVDYDVDSYATQLEQILDQKIDILTELRDKVKSFRSALQEEEQASKQINPKRPRAL; encoded by the exons ATGGTCACGTCTCTTAAtgaagacaatgaaagtgtcacGGTGGAGTGGATTGAAAATGGAGACACCAAAGGGAAAGAG ATTGACTTGGAGAGTATTTTTGCACTGAATCCCGATTTGGCAGCCGGTGAAGACATTGCCCCGAGCCCCGAAACCACTCCCCCACCCTCTCAGGCTTCGGTCAAAGTGAACAAGATCCCCAAG AACCGACGAACTATAGCACCTTCTAAGAATGAAACGCCTTCCAGGGATAACCGAG TGGGGTCCACCCGAGCCCGGCCAGGCCATCAGCAGCCCGAGCCGGCCCCGCCCCCGgccccagccccgcccccttcgGTGCAGACACAGATGCAGGCTCCCATGCAGagccagctgcagcagcagaatG CACGGAGGAAATCAAACTGTGTAAAGGAGGTGGAGAAGCTACAGGAGAAGAGGGAGCGACGTCGACTCCAGCAGCAGGAGTTGAGGGAGAAGAGGGCCCAG GAGGTCGACGTCACGATTCCCAACTACGAAATAATGTATATGATCAGGGACTTCCGAGCAAGCCTCGACTACCGGCCTTTAACCACCGCTGACCTG ATTGAAGAACACAggatatgtgtatgtgtgcgaaAACGTCCTCTAAATAAGAAAG AGCTGACCCTGAAGGACCTGGACGTCATCACCATACCCAGCAAGGATGTCGTCATGGTACACGAGCCCAAGCAGAAGGTGGACTTGACACGCTACCTGGAGAACCAGACGTTCCGTTTTGATTACGCCTTTGACGACAGCACCACCAATGAGATGGTTTACAG GTTCACAGCCAGGCCTCTAGTGGAGACCATCTTTGAGAGGGGAATGGCCACATGCTTCGCCTATGGACAGACGGGAAGCGGGAAGACGCAT ACCATGGGAGGTGATTTTTCAGGAAAGAACCAAGACTGTTCCAAAGGAATCTATGCGTTGGCTG CTCGGGATGTTTTCCTTATGCTGAAGAAGCCCAACTACAAGAAGCTGGACCTTCAGGTGTACGCCACTTTCTTCGAAATCTACAGTGGAAAG gtgttcGATCTGCTGAACCGCAAGGCCAAGCTGCGCGTGCTGGAGGACGGGAAGCAGCAGGTGCAGGTGGTGGGTCTGCAGGAGCGTGAGGTGAAGTGCACAGAGGACGTGCTGAAGCTCATCGAAATAGGGAACAGCTGCAG GACATCTGGCCAGACGTCGGCCAACGCCCACTCCTCGCGCAGCCACGCCGTCTTCCAGATCATTCTGAGGCGGAAAGGCAAGATGCACGGCAAGTTCTCGCTCATCGACCTGGCGGGCAACGAGCGGGGTGCCGACACGTCCAGCGCCGACCGGCAGACGCGCCTCGAGGGAGCCGAGATCAACAAGAGCCTGCTAGCTCTGAAG GAGTGCATCCGGGCCCTGGGCCGGAACAAGCCGCACACCCCTTTCCGGGCCAGCAAGCTGACTCAGGTTCTGCGGGACTCGTTCATTGGGGAGAACTCGCGGACGTGCATG ATCGCCACCATCTCCCCAGGGATGGCGTCCTGTGAGAACACGCTGAACACGCTGCGCTACGCTAACAG AGTCAAGGAGTTTGGGATAAGTCCCTCGGACATCCCCTTCTCCCAGGGGGGTGGAAGTCGATCTGAGCAGTCCCCCACCTATGAGTACGATGACTTTGCCACTTCCCCCACCAG GGTGAAGGAGCTCACGGTGGACCCCAGTAGCGTCGAAGGACGCCCCAACATCCATGCCGTCAACCAGCTGGACCCGCTGGATGCTCAGTGGGGAGTCGGCAGCTCTCCCCAGAGGGATGACCTCAAACTCCTGTGCGAACAGAAT GAGGAAGAGGTGTCCCCCCAGCTCTTCACATTCCACGAAGCAGTGTCCCAGCTGGTTGAGATGGAGGAACAGGTGCTGGAGGACCACAGGGCTGTCTTTCAG GAGTCAATCCGGTGGTTAGAGGATGAGAAGGTGCTCCTGGAAATGACTGAAGAGGTCGACTATGATGTGGATTCCTATGCCACCCAACTAGAACAAATACTGGACCAAAAGATTGACATTTTGACTGAGCTGAGAG ACAAAGTGAAATCCTTCCGCTCAGCACTACAGGAGGAGGAGCAAGCGAGTAAGCAGATCAACCCCAAGCGCCCCCGCGCCCTCTAG
- the dimt1l gene encoding dimethyladenosine transferase: protein MPKVKAAKKSRQHQEVKSQGIMFNTGIGQHILKNPLVVNSIIEKAALRPTDVVLEVGPGTGNMTVKLLENAKKVVACEVDTRLVAELQKRVQCTPLQTKLQILVGDVLKTDLPFFDICVANLPYQISSPFVFKLLLHRPFFRCAVLMFQREFALRLVATPGDKLYCRLSINTQLLARVDHLMKVGKNNFRPPPKVESSVVRIEPKNPPPSINFQEWDGLVRIAFVRKNKTLSSAFKSSAVEQLLEKNYRIHCSVHGIEIPPDFSIGKKIESVLQEVEFGVKRARSMDIDDFMVLLHAFNSAGIHFS from the exons atgccaaaagtcaaaGCAGCAAAGAAAAGTAGACAACACCAGGAAGTGAAAAGTCAAG GGATTATGTTCAACACTGGCATTGGGCAACACATTCTGAAGAATCCCTTAGTGGTCAACAGCATTATCGAAAAG gCAGCCCTTAGGCCAACAGATGTGGTTCTGGAAGTTGGACCAGGTACTGGAAACATGACAGTCAAACTTCTGGAGAATGCAAAAAAG GTAGTTGCTTGTGAAGTAGATACCAGACTTGTGGCTGAACTTCAGAAGAGAGTTCAATGCAC GCCTTTGCAGACGAAGCTCCAAATCTTAGTCGGggatgttctgaagacagatctGCCCTTTTTTGACATTTGCGTGGCTAATTTGCCTTATCAG ATATCATCACCGTTTGTATTTAAGCTACTGCTTCACAGGCCGTTTTTCAG GTGTGCGGTGCTGATGTTCCAGAGAGAGTTTGCCTTGCGCTTGGTGGCCACGCCTGGAGATAAACTCTACTGCAGGCTGTCCATTAATACGCAGCTGCTGGCTCGTGTCGACCACCTCATGAAG GTGGGGAAGAATAACTTCCGCCCTCCACCCAAAGTTGAGTCAAGTGTAGTTCGAATAGAGCCCAAGAATCCTCCGCCTTCCATCAACTTCCAG GAATGGGACGGTCTTGTCAGAATTGCGTTTGTAAGGAAGAACAAAACTCTTAGTTCTGCATTCAA GTCTTCTGCTGTTGAGCAGCTGTTGGAGAAGAACTACAGAATTCACTGTTCAGTGCATGGCATT GAAATCCCGCCAGATTTCAGCATCGGGAAGAAAATTGAGTCTGTTCTTCAGGAGGTTGAGTTCGGTGTGAAGCGAGCTCGCTCCATGGACATCGATGACTTTATGGT GCTCCTCCATGCTTTCAACTCTGCTGGGATTCACTTCTCATAG